AGTCGCCGCAGCACCCCGCCGTGCAGGCGGGCCCGAACGACCGCGTCGAGCCGGCCAGCCGGATGACGCAGATCATCGCCAACAACATGGTGCAGTCGCGGCGCATCTCGCCGCACGTGCACTCGTACTTCGAGGTGGACTACACCCGGCTCGACCACATCCGCGCCAAGAGCAAGCGCCTCTGGGAGGAGCAGGGCGTCAAGGTCACGTACACCCACTTCATCGCCTGGGCGGTGGCGCGGGCGCTGCGCGAGCACCCGAAGCTGAACGCGTCGTACTCCAACCACGAGGTCATCTACCGCGCCGACGTGAACCTCGGGATCGCGGTGGCGCTGGACAACGGCCTCATCGTTCCCGTGGTGAAGAACGCCGACGAGCTGTCGCTGGTGGGGCTGGCGAAGCGGGTGAACGACATCGCCACCCGCGCCCGGAGCAAGAAGCTGTCGCCGGACGAGGTCCAGGGCGGCACCTTCACGATCACCAACCCCGGGATCTTCGGGACCACGATCGGCTTCCCCATCATCAGCCAGCCGCAGGTCGCCATCATGGGCGTCGGCGGCGTGGAGATGCGCCCCGCGGTGATCACGGACGAGTACGGCGGCCATGCCATCGTCCCTCGCAAGCGCGGCTACATCTCGCTGGGCTACGACCACCGCCTGGTGAACGGCGCCGACGGCGACCAGTTCCTGGCGCGGGTGAAGCAGATCATGGAGACGTTCCCGGAGCAGGCGTAGCCTCGCAGGAGGTCCGGAGACCGGCACGGGGGCTTGCGAATACCCTTCGCGAGCCCCCGGCGCTATTTTGGAAGGATGGAAACCATTCGGACCGTCACAGACGACGCACGTGAATCCGCGGCCCTCGCGCGGCCGCTGGACGTCCGCCGGCTCGGGCTCGTCCGCTACGCGGACGCGCTGGAGGTGCAGACGGAGCTGGTCAAGCGGCGGCGTGCCGGGGAGGTGCCGGACACGCTGCTGCTCCTGCAGCACCCGCACGTCATCACGCTGGGGAGCGGGTCGCACGAGGAAAACGTGCTTGCTTCGCCGGAGGAGCGGGCGGCGCGCGGAATCGAGCTGTTCGAGACCGGGCGGGGCGGGGACGTGACCTACCACGGGCCGGGGCAGCTCGTCGGGTACCCCGTCCTGGACCTCAAGCCGGACCGGCAGGACCTGCACCAGTACCTCCGCGACCTGGAGGAGATGCTGATCGCGGTGCTGGCGGAGTTCGGGCTGACCGGGGGGCGGAAGGAGGGGCTCACCGGGGTGTGGGTGGAGGACCGGAAGCTCGCGGCCATCGGGGTGCGGGTCTCCTCCGGGTGGATCACCAGCCACGGCTTCGCCCTGAACGTCAGCACGGACCTGTCGTTCTTCGGCACCATCGTCCCCTGCGGGATCCGGGAGCACCGGGTCGGCTCCATCTCGGGCGAGCTGGGGCGGACGGTGCCCATGGAGGACGTGGAGGCGGCGGCGGCGCGCTGCTTCGAGCGCACCTTCGGCCGCCAGGCCGTCTCCTCGCCTTCTCGTTCCTCCCGACCGTTCCCCTGACATGCCACTGCTCTTCGTCGTGCGGAGCCGCCTTCGCATCCTGCTCGCCCTTCTCGTCGGCCTGCTGTCCGCGTGCGCCGACATCCTCGGGAGCGACGTCCCGAAGCAGGAGGGCCCGTGGATCAGGGCCACCGCTGTGGTGCTCGATCGCGGCGACTCCGTCCAGATGACCGCGGCGCTCCTCGTGAGGACCTGGGACGTCGGCGCGTATCAGCAGCAGATAGAGTGGCCCCTCGAGGCGGGTAGACGCTGGCCGAGGGGCCTGGACGTCCGGTGGAGCAGCTCGGATCCCTCGGTAGCCGAGATCGGAAAGGACGGGGTGCTCCGTGCACGAGGGCCGGGGCGCGCCACCATCCGAATGGAGGCGGGGCGGGAGCGCGACTCCGCCCTGGTGGCGGTGCGCCCGGTCCCGGGGACCGCCGCCGTCCGGTACACGATGGTCGAAGCGGGGAACGACCTGAGCTGCGGGCTCACCGAGGACGGACGGG
This genomic stretch from Longimicrobiaceae bacterium harbors:
- the lipB gene encoding lipoyl(octanoyl) transferase LipB; the protein is METIRTVTDDARESAALARPLDVRRLGLVRYADALEVQTELVKRRRAGEVPDTLLLLQHPHVITLGSGSHEENVLASPEERAARGIELFETGRGGDVTYHGPGQLVGYPVLDLKPDRQDLHQYLRDLEEMLIAVLAEFGLTGGRKEGLTGVWVEDRKLAAIGVRVSSGWITSHGFALNVSTDLSFFGTIVPCGIREHRVGSISGELGRTVPMEDVEAAAARCFERTFGRQAVSSPSRSSRPFP
- a CDS encoding dihydrolipoamide acetyltransferase family protein; the protein is MARVEVPMPQMGESIAEGTVSVWLKKVGDRVERDEPIMEISTDKVDAEIPSPAAGTLVEVVVTEGQTVEVGTIVAYVETEAGAAAAAPSEPAAGVPGEQAATLPEAAAGQPEAHQVETAGQAVPTLHASEPTGSTTEPTITGNGGPQTLEDRLRTRSTPLVRKIAAEHGVQVAEVRGTGRGGRVTKDDILRHVEEREKAPAAQPQAAPAQRPAAPQPAPSYEGGFPWDEFFQSPQHPAVQAGPNDRVEPASRMTQIIANNMVQSRRISPHVHSYFEVDYTRLDHIRAKSKRLWEEQGVKVTYTHFIAWAVARALREHPKLNASYSNHEVIYRADVNLGIAVALDNGLIVPVVKNADELSLVGLAKRVNDIATRARSKKLSPDEVQGGTFTITNPGIFGTTIGFPIISQPQVAIMGVGGVEMRPAVITDEYGGHAIVPRKRGYISLGYDHRLVNGADGDQFLARVKQIMETFPEQA